A segment of the Burkholderiales bacterium genome:
GCGGCGCGATATCGCGCTCGACCGGTCGATGATCGCGCTCGGTTCGTGCACGATGAAATTGAACGCGACGATCGAAATGATCCCGCTGACCTGGCAGTTGTTCAGCGCGATCCATCCTTTCGCGCCGCTCGATCAGGCGCAGGGCTATCGCCAGCTTGTCGACGAGCTCGACGAGCGGCTATGCGAAATCACCGGCTTCGCGGCGTTTTCGTTTCAGCCGAACGCCGGTTCGCAGGGCGAATACGCCGGTCTTCTGGTCATCCGCAAATATCACGAGATGCGCGGCGAGGGCAGCCGCGACGTTTGCCTGATTCCGGCTTCCGCGCACGGCACCAATCCGGCGAGCGCTGCGATGGCGGGGCTCAAGGTCGTGGTCGTCGGCTGCGACGAGTGTGGCAACGTGAATGTCGCCGATCTGAAAGCCAAAGCGCGGCAAAATCGCGAACAACTGGCAGCGCTGATGATTACGTATCCTTCGACACATGGCGTATTCGAGGATGCGATCAGGGAAATCTGCGCGATCGTGCACGAACACGGTGGCCAGGTTTATATGGACGGCGCCAACATGAACGCGATGGTCGGGCTGTGCCGGCCGGGTGAAATCGGCGTTGACGTATCGCATCTGAATTTGCACAAGACGTTCTGCATTCCGCACGGCGGCGGCGGCCCCGGCATGGGCCCGATCGGCGTGGCGCGGCACCTGGCGCCGTATTTGCCCGAGCATCCGGTCGTGCGCGGTATCAATCCAAACGCCGGGGAAGCGGGAACGGTCGGCACGGTCTCGGCGGCGCCGTGGGGATCGGCTTCCATCCTGACGATTCCGTGGACTTACATCGCGCTGATGGGCGCCGAAGGGCTGACGCGCGCAACGCAGGTTGCGATCCTGAATGCAAACTACATCGCCAGACGGCTAGAGCCGCATTATCCCATCCTCTACAAAGGCAGGAACGGCACGGTCGCGCACGAATGCATCGTCGATTTTCGGCCAATCAAGGAGCGTTGCGGCACCACCGTCGACGATGTCGCGAAACGCCTGATGGATTACGGCTTTCACGCGCCGACGGTGTCGTTCCCGGTCGCCGGAACGCTGATGATCGAGCCGACCGAAAGCGAAGACAAGGCTGAACTCGACCGCTTCTGCGATGCGTTGATCGGGATCCGCCGCGAAATCGCCGCCATAGAATCGGGCGCCGCCGACGCCGAAAACAATCTGCTGCGCAACGCGCCGCACACGCACGAATTGCTGCTCGAAGACTGGACGCGGCCGTACTCGCGGCAGCAGGCGTTTTTCCCGTTGCCTTATCTGATCGATAACAAATATTGGCCACCGGTCGCTCGTATCGACAACCTGCAAGGCGACCGCACCCTGATCTGCACGTGTCCGCCGATTGCGGACTATGCGGCCGGGGAGATCGCGATTTCTCCGGCTTGATCTCGAATCTGGTCAGGAATCGTCTACCGGTTGTGATCCCCGCGAAGCTTGAACCAGCAGACCCTGAGCCGGGAAGCGGGAATCCAGCGGGGTTTGCGCAACCATTACGTTACATGTTCGGTTCCTTCGTTTGTGAGATCGCAAAAGTTCGACGCCCCGAAGTGAACCAATGGCCACAACTGCCGTTAAATCATCCTCCAGCCGCCTTCTCCGGCGGCGGCACTGGCGTCCTGATGTTCGGTTTTCGCGGAATGGGTGCGTACATCCTCGAGATGCCATAGGCGAAATCCGCCGCGGAATGCGGTTTGGTTGCCACCGGTGCGCATGCCGTGAGGAAGCGCGCCCACCAACTCGGCGTTGCCGCCGCCAATAACCACGGATTCCGCGACCAGAGCACCAGCAAATAGCGTTGCCATTTCGACGACGACGCGGCGCCAGGCTTTTTTGCCGAGCCGCCGCAGGCCGGTTTTGCCGACCAGATCGGCAAATGACTCTTTTCCGTTGTGCCGGAGCTGGCCGAGTTCGAGCGGCAGGACGACGTTTTCTGCGATCAAGGTCGAGCCGAGCCCGGTGCCGAGGCCGAGGAACAACATGCGGCCGCCTTCGTAACTGCCCAGCGCCTGCATCGCCGCGTCATTGATGATGCGCACCGGTCGATCGAAAGCGGCTGCATAGTTGAAGCCGACCCATCCGCTGCCGAGATTCCACGGCTCGGAGCGCGGCCCGTTATCGCCGGCCAATCCCGGATACCCGATCGACACTGCTTCGTAGTCCCAACCTTTGGCGAGTTCCTGCACCGTCTTCACCATCTCCAGAGGTGTGAGGTCGGGGTGCGACGGGGCTTTGCGCGGCCGGGTTTTTCCGCTCGCCAGAATTTTAATCTTGCTGCCGCCGATATCGATCGCCAGAATCTTCTTTGGCGGGCGCGGCGCCGTGTCGCGCGTTTTGCCCGGGGTTTTTTCGGGACTCGATTTATCGGACGAAGGGCGACTGGTTTTCGCGCGGCCGTCATTGGTTTTCTCTGCCATGATCGGGTCTCCATTGGTTGACGTGCAAGATGATTTACATGCCACTGCATCCGGGCACGTTAGCGGGTTTCAGCGTATTCCATGAACGCTTCTCCGACAACCGTTTATGCTTACGCAACTAGCCGCCACGGTTCGTTTTCAAGACAGAAAAGCTCCACGCCCACTCATTGCGGAGGAAAAATGCGCCATACGATCTTGCTTATCGCAACGCTGCTTGCCGGCGCCGCGCACGCGCAGAATATTGTGTCGATCGATGTGCCCTATGTGCCGACGCCCGAGCCCGTCGTGGAAAAGATGCTCGAGATGGCCAGGGTCGACTCGAACGACGTAATCTACGATCTGGGGTCGGGCGATGGGCGCATCGTCATCGCGGCCGCGAAAAAATACGGCGCGCGCGGTGTCGGCGTCGAAATCGATCCGCAGTTGATCGGCGAGGCGCGCGATAACGCAAAAGCTGCCGGCGTCGCCGATCGCGTCGAGTTTCGCGAAGGCAATCTGTTCGAAATGGACTTCAGCGACGCAACAATCGTCACGCTTTACCTGCAGCGCCCGCTGAACCTGCGGCTGCGCCCGAAGCTGTTGCGCGAGCTGAAGCCCGGCACGCGCATCGTTTCGCACAGCTTCGACATGGGCGATTGGGCGCCGGCGGATACGGCGCGGGTCGAGGGTCGCAATATCTATTACTGGGTGGTTCCGAAATCGCCGCCCGAATCGCATTGACAACGGCCAATCGCGTTGACCGCCGCTTCGTTTCCTGAGCGGCGCCGCGCAGTTGCGAGATCAAAGCGAGATGCAGCGAATCCGCACGCCTAATCGTTGTCCATTCTTATTCGCATCCTCCCGAATGATGCAACTAAAGGAAACATCATGAGTTTTGGACGCCTGCCATACAATAACGATGGACATACTACGGTCAGAAAAAAACCCGGCGCCGCGGTCTTTTTGACTTTTGCAACGCTGACCTCGCTGATCGCAACTTCCGCGTTCGCACAAGCGCCGCGCTCGCCGACGCCGAAATCGGTCGATGCGCCGGTGCGCACAACCGTGGTTGCCAAAGGACTCGAACATCCGTGGGGCCTCGCGTTCCTGCCGGATGGCCGCATGCTCGTGACCGAGCGCCCGGGGCTACTGCGCATCGTCGATAAAAAAGGCAAGCTTTCGGAGCCGCTTGAAGGCGTGCCGAAAGTGTTGGCGCGAGGGCAGGGCGGTCTGCTCGACGTCGCCGTGTCGCCGCAATTCGCCAGCGACCGCCTCGTCTACCTGTCGTACTCCGAGCC
Coding sequences within it:
- a CDS encoding methyltransferase domain-containing protein, whose amino-acid sequence is MRHTILLIATLLAGAAHAQNIVSIDVPYVPTPEPVVEKMLEMARVDSNDVIYDLGSGDGRIVIAAAKKYGARGVGVEIDPQLIGEARDNAKAAGVADRVEFREGNLFEMDFSDATIVTLYLQRPLNLRLRPKLLRELKPGTRIVSHSFDMGDWAPADTARVEGRNIYYWVVPKSPPESH